A genome region from Phycisphaerae bacterium includes the following:
- a CDS encoding sodium:solute symporter family protein: protein MVLGSAGFTHWDWIVLIVYFVGIVTFGLWMARKIRSSGGYFLGDRQLPWWVMMGQAFGTGTNAENPVAQTGASCQHGFATIWYQWKNMLITPFYWLMSPWYRRSNRTTIGEIIEDRYGRRLGLLYTVFAIAFFVFNQGAMLKGAGKIISVATGGQIISPNGVVMAMTATFILYSFFGGLIASAYTDFVQGFLIILLSFLLIPAGLSAVGGFQGMRATIPPDFFTLYSDVSGLDAFTIAMLAINGLVGITAQPHILSMNATGRTERAGRIGQMYGNLVKRLCTVGWALTGLVVAAMVLQRGISLPDPEHAFGYACLELLGPGLVGLMVACVLAANMSTCSNFMVNTGALFTRNLYAHYLKPAAGDRELLMVGRLSGLALTGLGILFALTVERVLDAFLFTETIAAFMGIMFLGGVLWKRANRYGAFTATIAAFGAYYALNFLMTCRVDPSDASSRTLSEAWVRMINAARSDALWGFLGNGELRLVYKWTPGPYGWATLIGFTLFVAVSLLTRPEDQERTEEFFDRMRYTSDRQGQLAAECGQDLVLLDLPGWFTVERWKGFFRRYREDLVGFILGWLAVGALILLAWGILQIGRQPGL from the coding sequence ATGGTCTTGGGCAGTGCCGGGTTCACCCACTGGGATTGGATCGTTCTGATCGTCTACTTTGTGGGCATCGTGACGTTCGGTCTCTGGATGGCCCGCAAGATTCGCAGTAGCGGCGGTTACTTCCTCGGCGACCGCCAACTGCCCTGGTGGGTCATGATGGGCCAGGCGTTCGGCACCGGAACGAACGCCGAGAACCCCGTCGCCCAGACCGGGGCCTCCTGCCAGCATGGCTTTGCCACCATCTGGTACCAGTGGAAGAACATGCTCATCACGCCGTTCTACTGGCTGATGAGCCCGTGGTACCGCCGCAGCAACCGCACGACCATCGGTGAGATTATCGAAGACCGCTACGGCCGCAGGCTGGGGCTCCTCTACACCGTCTTTGCCATCGCGTTCTTCGTCTTCAACCAGGGGGCCATGCTCAAAGGGGCGGGCAAGATCATCTCCGTGGCCACAGGCGGGCAGATCATCTCGCCCAACGGTGTGGTCATGGCGATGACGGCAACCTTCATTCTTTACAGTTTCTTCGGCGGGCTGATCGCGTCAGCTTACACCGATTTCGTCCAGGGCTTCCTCATCATCCTGCTGTCGTTCCTGCTCATTCCTGCGGGGCTGTCGGCCGTCGGCGGTTTCCAGGGAATGCGGGCAACGATTCCGCCCGATTTCTTCACACTTTACAGCGATGTCAGCGGCCTTGACGCGTTCACGATCGCCATGCTGGCCATCAACGGGCTGGTGGGCATCACGGCCCAGCCCCACATCCTGAGCATGAACGCTACAGGCAGGACGGAGCGAGCCGGCCGTATCGGCCAGATGTACGGCAACCTGGTCAAACGCCTCTGCACCGTCGGTTGGGCGCTGACCGGCCTGGTGGTCGCGGCGATGGTGCTTCAACGGGGCATTTCGCTGCCCGATCCGGAACATGCCTTCGGCTACGCCTGTCTCGAACTGCTTGGCCCCGGATTGGTGGGGCTGATGGTTGCCTGCGTCCTGGCGGCCAACATGTCCACCTGCTCGAACTTCATGGTCAACACAGGAGCCCTGTTCACCCGCAACCTCTACGCTCACTACCTCAAGCCGGCGGCCGGCGACAGAGAACTGCTCATGGTGGGGCGACTCTCCGGGCTGGCGCTGACCGGGCTGGGAATTCTGTTCGCCCTGACGGTGGAGCGGGTACTGGACGCGTTTCTCTTTACCGAGACCATTGCCGCCTTCATGGGCATCATGTTCCTCGGCGGCGTCCTGTGGAAACGGGCGAATCGCTATGGCGCGTTCACCGCAACAATCGCCGCGTTCGGCGCGTACTACGCACTGAATTTTCTGATGACCTGCCGTGTCGACCCGTCCGACGCGTCCAGCAGGACCCTCAGCGAAGCGTGGGTGAGAATGATCAACGCCGCCCGGTCCGATGCTTTGTGGGGCTTCCTCGGAAACGGCGAGCTTCGGCTGGTGTACAAATGGACGCCCGGACCCTACGGCTGGGCAACGCTGATCGGGTTCACCTTGTTTGTCGCTGTCAGCCTGCTGACCCGACCCGAGGACCAGGAGCGGACGGAAGAGTTCTTCGATAGAATGCGATACACCTCGGACCGACAGGGTCAACTGGCGGCTGAATGCGGCCAGGATCTCGTGCTCCTCGACCTGCCCGGCTGGTTCACCGTTGAGCGGTGGAAGGGCTTCTTCCGGCGGTACCGCGAGGACCTTGTCGGGTTCATCCTCGGCTGGCTCGCCGTCGGCGCCCTCATCCTGCTGGCGTGGGGGATTCTACAGATCGGCAGGCAACCTGGCCTATGA
- a CDS encoding M48 family metallopeptidase, which produces MRKQGAFLLVIGLLSTGPWSVGCSTVAETGRKQIMLVSAEQEQRLGLDAYQEVLAKEKRSSDPRMTAIVERVGRRIAAVANRPDFQWEFALLESDQVNAFCLPGGKIAVYTGLLPIARNEAGLAVVVGHEVAHAVARHGGERLSQRLSAEIIQELLATGLSRASPMVRTGALQAFGIGTNVGVLLPYSRTHETEADQIGLMYAARAGYDPREALALWQRMEAAGKNRPPEFLSTHPREARRIERLGKLMPQAMKAYEASPHRYGLGETW; this is translated from the coding sequence ATGAGAAAACAAGGCGCATTTCTGCTCGTCATCGGTCTGCTCTCCACCGGCCCATGGTCGGTGGGGTGCTCCACCGTCGCCGAGACAGGGCGAAAACAAATCATGCTCGTGTCGGCCGAACAGGAACAACGGCTCGGCCTCGACGCCTACCAGGAGGTACTGGCCAAAGAGAAACGCAGCAGCGATCCGCGGATGACGGCCATCGTCGAGCGCGTCGGCAGGCGCATCGCCGCTGTTGCCAATCGTCCTGACTTTCAATGGGAGTTTGCCCTGCTCGAATCCGACCAGGTCAACGCCTTTTGCCTGCCCGGCGGCAAGATTGCCGTTTACACCGGGCTGCTGCCCATCGCCAGGAATGAGGCTGGACTGGCCGTGGTCGTCGGTCATGAGGTGGCACACGCCGTCGCACGACACGGCGGGGAACGCCTCAGCCAGCGCCTGAGCGCGGAGATTATTCAGGAGCTGCTGGCTACCGGCCTGAGCAGGGCTTCACCGATGGTGCGGACGGGGGCATTGCAGGCCTTCGGTATCGGAACCAATGTGGGCGTGCTCCTGCCGTACAGCCGGACGCATGAGACAGAGGCCGATCAGATCGGCCTGATGTATGCGGCCAGGGCCGGCTACGACCCGCGAGAGGCCTTGGCCCTGTGGCAGCGGATGGAGGCGGCCGGCAAGAACCGTCCACCCGAGTTCCTGTCCACCCACCCCCGTGAGGCACGGCGAATCGAGCGGCTCGGAAAACTCATGCCCCAGGCCATGAAAGCCTATGAGGCCTCTCCGCATCGCTATGGGCTGGGTGAAACGTGGTGA
- a CDS encoding SEC-C metal-binding domain-containing protein, protein MVDILSVPGLLLRKVFGTRNERLLKRLGIVADRVLTLEEEIRQLAPEQLRAKTDEFKKRLADGEPVASVLPEAFAVLREASDRAQKHRHFHCQVIGGQVLYQGNVAEMRTGEGKTIVCHLAAYMKFLQGKKAHIVTVNDYLVRRDAEFAKPIFELLGATVGFIQAQVDPGGHEGIRQAAYACDITYGTNSEFGFDYLRDNMKIRYEDQVQGRLDYAIVDEVDSILIDEARTPLIISGPAHGDVGRYKWADSIARSLVRQQQSLNNETARRISEWGDNPPEHLRANPKFEDAIKRFRVDPYMLTEDEAEAIGHRQLYVVQQDRKQVQITHEGVQRAQDEAGIGSFYVGENMECPHLIENALRAHVVYERDKEYVVQDRQVIIVDEFTGRLMHGRQWSDGLHQAVEAKEGVPVKEETQTMATITIQNFCKLYEHLAGMTGTAMTESEEFMKIYKLEVVAIPTNRPVNRLDHNDRIYRTFKNKYEMIVEEIHEMHRRGRPNDPFLLAEVFNRLKPIIQETPDLSEDRRNEQIEAIEQALQQFRDAENGDTQVTRAMMETYDRVMGNLATGRPILVGTTSVENSERLSQLLIKTYGIEHEVLNAKNHAREAEIVAKAGHRHEPTRGTENLPLGNVTIATNMAGRGTDIKLEEGVVYGKCKVPQDVRTMIPEYPAASLRLFPPGSTKCCINCPEYNAATACSHCFKPKLDSRFPAMGRHICSLNAPCGLHIVGSERHEARRIDNQLRGRAGRQGDPGSSRFFLSLEDDLLKLFMPEWMLKMMERLGFTEGVSLEDKRISKGIERAQRKVEERNFSIRKHLLEWDEPMDYQRRAFYKERQQILEGRQLSDLIWRMIEETVEEAVADYLAEDYMARRISDWCKNNLDVAIDAEVLEGDDAAHLQRIIREKAKDEIRDAIRTSLGEYIDEEEGSAAWDVGGLLKWAQRMFPVSTTQNQLRKMTPAEIEDLLTQAADAHYDQVDLSAIEAYLDPQYARRALADWARNKFGIAIKADEIAEGAEEKVKEVIYAKVREAYTQREIYYPVETVLKQAFGSTGTDNVYACQAVVGWANAKYQLGWNSERFVGRPIKDIADELVQAGRDFLEGGRLEHEIDGALSRYGATGNGELYEWARKRFGKALNEKALRSGAEEPREVLLNAGRQLARWELTQLERWVLLRIYDQGWKDHLLEMDHLKHAIMQRPLGGDQTHPQSQYAIEGREQFRQMWKTIRERVTDMIFKVSHGQAGEGAEESRRTSHLEARHDSSVGAGFAGASEDQQAAMRAQGEGAKPVTIRREAPKVGRNDPCPCGSGKKYKQCHGRKEPLRRS, encoded by the coding sequence ATGGTGGACATTCTGAGTGTTCCCGGCTTGCTGCTGCGAAAGGTTTTCGGAACGCGCAATGAACGCCTCCTCAAACGGCTGGGCATTGTGGCCGACCGTGTTCTGACTCTGGAAGAGGAAATCCGTCAACTCGCGCCCGAGCAGTTGCGGGCGAAGACCGACGAGTTCAAGAAGCGATTGGCGGACGGCGAACCGGTGGCGTCGGTCCTGCCGGAAGCCTTCGCCGTGCTTCGCGAGGCGTCCGACCGGGCCCAGAAGCATCGGCACTTCCACTGCCAGGTTATCGGCGGGCAGGTTCTGTACCAGGGCAACGTGGCCGAGATGCGGACGGGCGAGGGCAAGACGATCGTCTGCCATCTGGCCGCATACATGAAGTTCCTTCAAGGGAAGAAAGCCCACATTGTCACGGTCAACGACTACCTGGTTCGCCGCGATGCCGAGTTCGCCAAGCCGATATTCGAGTTGCTCGGCGCGACCGTGGGCTTCATCCAGGCGCAGGTTGATCCGGGCGGGCATGAGGGCATCCGCCAAGCGGCCTATGCTTGCGACATCACCTATGGTACCAACAGCGAGTTCGGCTTCGATTACCTGCGCGACAACATGAAGATCCGATACGAGGATCAGGTGCAGGGCCGCCTTGACTATGCCATTGTCGACGAGGTGGACTCCATTCTCATCGACGAGGCCCGCACGCCGCTGATCATCAGCGGGCCCGCCCACGGCGACGTCGGCCGGTACAAGTGGGCAGACAGCATCGCCAGATCGCTGGTACGTCAGCAGCAAAGTCTCAACAACGAGACCGCCCGCCGTATCAGTGAGTGGGGCGACAATCCGCCCGAACACTTAAGGGCCAACCCGAAATTCGAGGATGCGATCAAGCGATTCCGCGTCGACCCGTACATGCTGACGGAGGACGAGGCCGAGGCGATCGGCCACCGTCAGTTGTACGTGGTCCAGCAGGACCGCAAGCAGGTTCAGATCACCCATGAAGGTGTCCAGCGGGCCCAGGACGAGGCCGGCATCGGCAGCTTCTACGTCGGGGAAAACATGGAGTGTCCGCACCTGATCGAAAACGCGCTGCGGGCCCATGTCGTCTACGAGCGCGACAAGGAATACGTGGTCCAGGATCGGCAGGTGATCATCGTCGACGAGTTCACCGGCCGGCTTATGCACGGACGGCAATGGTCCGACGGCCTGCACCAGGCGGTCGAGGCTAAGGAGGGCGTGCCGGTCAAGGAAGAAACGCAGACCATGGCCACGATCACCATCCAGAACTTCTGCAAACTCTACGAGCATCTCGCGGGCATGACCGGCACGGCCATGACCGAGTCCGAAGAGTTCATGAAGATCTACAAGCTGGAGGTGGTGGCCATTCCGACGAACCGGCCCGTTAACCGGCTGGATCATAATGACCGGATCTACCGCACGTTCAAAAACAAGTACGAAATGATCGTGGAGGAGATCCACGAGATGCACCGCCGCGGCCGTCCGAACGACCCCTTCCTGCTTGCGGAAGTGTTCAACCGGCTCAAGCCGATTATCCAAGAAACCCCCGACCTTTCCGAAGACCGGCGAAACGAGCAGATCGAGGCCATCGAGCAAGCCCTGCAGCAGTTTCGCGACGCTGAGAACGGCGACACCCAAGTCACGCGGGCCATGATGGAGACTTACGATCGCGTAATGGGCAATCTGGCAACGGGGCGCCCCATCCTGGTCGGCACCACCAGCGTCGAGAACTCCGAGAGGCTGTCACAACTGTTGATCAAGACCTACGGGATCGAACACGAGGTTCTGAACGCCAAGAACCACGCTCGCGAAGCGGAGATCGTGGCCAAGGCCGGGCATCGGCACGAGCCGACCCGCGGGACGGAGAATCTGCCGCTGGGCAATGTCACCATCGCCACGAACATGGCCGGGCGAGGAACGGACATCAAGCTTGAAGAGGGCGTGGTTTACGGCAAGTGCAAGGTACCGCAGGATGTGCGCACGATGATACCGGAGTACCCTGCGGCCTCGCTGCGTCTGTTTCCTCCGGGCTCGACCAAGTGCTGCATCAACTGCCCCGAATACAACGCCGCGACGGCCTGCAGCCATTGCTTCAAGCCGAAACTCGATTCTCGATTCCCGGCGATGGGACGACACATCTGCTCTCTGAACGCCCCCTGCGGTTTGCATATCGTCGGCAGCGAGCGGCATGAGGCCCGGCGGATCGACAATCAGCTTCGCGGCCGGGCCGGACGCCAGGGTGACCCGGGGTCAAGCCGGTTCTTCCTTTCGCTCGAAGACGATCTGCTCAAGCTGTTCATGCCCGAGTGGATGCTCAAGATGATGGAGAGACTGGGGTTCACCGAGGGCGTGAGCCTGGAGGACAAGCGCATCTCGAAGGGCATCGAGCGGGCCCAGAGAAAGGTCGAGGAGCGCAACTTCTCGATTCGGAAGCATCTGCTCGAGTGGGACGAGCCGATGGATTACCAGCGTCGCGCGTTCTACAAGGAGCGTCAGCAGATTCTGGAGGGCCGACAGCTCAGCGACCTGATCTGGCGCATGATTGAGGAAACCGTCGAGGAAGCGGTGGCCGACTACCTGGCCGAGGACTATATGGCCCGCCGGATCAGCGATTGGTGCAAGAACAATCTCGATGTAGCCATTGATGCCGAGGTTCTTGAGGGCGACGATGCGGCACACCTGCAGCGGATCATTCGCGAAAAAGCCAAGGACGAGATCCGCGACGCGATCCGCACGTCACTCGGCGAGTACATCGACGAAGAGGAGGGTTCCGCTGCCTGGGACGTTGGTGGTCTGCTGAAGTGGGCTCAGCGGATGTTTCCGGTGTCGACGACGCAGAACCAGCTTCGGAAGATGACGCCGGCAGAGATTGAGGACCTGCTCACGCAGGCCGCCGATGCTCACTATGACCAGGTGGATCTTTCCGCCATCGAGGCGTACCTGGACCCGCAATATGCCCGTCGTGCCCTCGCAGATTGGGCGCGCAACAAGTTCGGGATTGCGATCAAGGCCGACGAGATCGCCGAGGGCGCCGAGGAGAAGGTCAAGGAGGTGATTTACGCGAAGGTTCGCGAGGCCTACACCCAGCGGGAAATATACTATCCGGTCGAAACCGTCCTGAAACAGGCGTTTGGATCGACCGGGACCGACAACGTCTACGCCTGTCAGGCCGTCGTCGGCTGGGCAAACGCGAAATACCAACTCGGGTGGAACAGTGAGCGATTCGTCGGTCGTCCCATCAAGGACATCGCTGATGAACTCGTCCAGGCCGGGCGCGATTTTCTCGAAGGCGGCCGGCTCGAACATGAGATTGACGGGGCCCTCTCGCGGTACGGCGCCACGGGCAACGGTGAACTGTACGAGTGGGCTCGGAAGCGATTCGGTAAGGCCCTGAACGAAAAGGCGCTGAGATCGGGCGCCGAGGAGCCCCGCGAGGTGCTGCTCAATGCCGGTCGCCAATTGGCTCGCTGGGAGCTGACCCAGCTCGAGCGATGGGTGCTGTTGCGGATCTACGATCAGGGCTGGAAAGACCACCTGCTGGAGATGGATCATCTCAAGCACGCGATCATGCAGCGCCCCCTGGGCGGCGATCAGACCCACCCGCAAAGCCAGTATGCCATCGAAGGCCGCGAGCAGTTCCGGCAGATGTGGAAAACCATTCGGGAGCGGGTGACAGACATGATCTTCAAGGTCTCGCATGGTCAGGCGGGCGAGGGGGCGGAGGAGTCCCGACGCACCTCCCATTTGGAGGCCCGTCACGACTCATCCGTGGGAGCCGGCTTTGCCGGGGCTTCAGAAGACCAGCAGGCGGCCATGCGGGCCCAAGGCGAGGGGGCCAAGCCCGTGACCATCCGACGCGAGGCTCCCAAAGTCGGCCGCAACGATCCGTGCCCTTGCGGTTCAGGCAAGAAATACAAACAATGTCACGGAAGGAAAGAGCCGTTGAGGAGGAGCTGA
- a CDS encoding lipid-A-disaccharide synthase N-terminal domain-containing protein: MATLNHWFVEFWRDFEVWDKLRDPWVWFGFGAQALFFGRFLWQWIVSERRGHSTIPIAFWYLSLSGGGALFIYAWHQRDLVIMLGQLLACAIYFRNLMLIYGQARRRALAGLPKAKLRSEVSGENDSEAGY; encoded by the coding sequence ATGGCGACACTCAATCATTGGTTCGTGGAGTTCTGGCGGGATTTCGAGGTCTGGGACAAACTGCGGGATCCCTGGGTCTGGTTCGGGTTTGGAGCTCAGGCGTTGTTCTTCGGGCGGTTTCTCTGGCAGTGGATCGTCAGTGAGCGCCGCGGACACAGCACCATACCCATTGCCTTCTGGTATCTGTCGCTCTCGGGGGGAGGGGCTCTGTTCATTTATGCCTGGCATCAACGCGACCTGGTCATCATGCTCGGCCAGTTGCTGGCCTGCGCGATCTACTTTCGCAACCTCATGCTGATTTACGGGCAGGCGAGGCGCCGGGCCTTGGCGGGTCTGCCCAAAGCCAAGCTTCGTTCGGAGGTTAGCGGCGAGAATGATTCGGAGGCCGGGTACTGA
- a CDS encoding SPFH domain-containing protein → MHTLILAAPPGADSFLGPALIIGLGLLGVAIAIALLISKLMVVGNPSEMLVISGRRSAQGQGYRTLIGGRTLVIPIIEKVSRISLRNMQVGLEVSAQSGGGKMIPVTVTGVANVKVSSEPDLRGNAIERFLGEPMQELQRVARETLEGGLRAVIGKMTPEEIVEDRDKFVATVMREVTDDFRKLGLTIDSVNIQNVHDAEQYLESIARKASAEVRASARQYEAQKKADADIKEAEADAMARKARADRDSEARSAEAAAHQRAESARLAAEQSIAEAENALRIRRAELAREAELKEAETQKAAAAKEEARLVAAQVKPAIAARDVAKAKAEGDAALIMEEGKARAAAIETIGKAIQAHPDALKVMLAEMMPTAIREITKTVANVELGSVTVIDGDQGRAISGAAMGRARMISESLATLEAVMGIDLRRLAHSIAGNLGGGDGKQDTPAASAHAATAPPKKQDR, encoded by the coding sequence ATGCACACACTCATTCTTGCCGCACCGCCCGGAGCGGACAGTTTTCTGGGGCCGGCACTGATCATCGGCCTCGGCCTGCTGGGCGTGGCGATCGCCATAGCGTTGCTGATCAGCAAACTCATGGTGGTCGGGAACCCCAGTGAAATGCTGGTCATCAGCGGCAGGCGATCGGCCCAGGGGCAGGGGTACCGGACGCTCATCGGCGGTCGCACGCTGGTCATTCCGATCATCGAGAAGGTTTCGCGGATCAGCCTTCGCAACATGCAGGTCGGCCTGGAAGTCAGCGCCCAGTCGGGAGGCGGGAAGATGATTCCGGTAACCGTCACCGGTGTGGCGAACGTGAAAGTATCTTCGGAGCCCGACCTGCGCGGCAATGCGATCGAGCGATTTCTCGGCGAGCCGATGCAGGAGCTGCAGCGCGTGGCCCGCGAAACGCTGGAAGGCGGCCTGCGGGCGGTTATCGGCAAGATGACGCCTGAGGAGATTGTCGAAGATCGCGACAAGTTCGTGGCCACGGTCATGCGCGAGGTCACCGACGATTTTCGCAAGCTGGGGCTGACGATTGACAGCGTGAATATCCAGAACGTCCACGATGCCGAGCAGTACCTGGAATCAATCGCTCGCAAGGCTTCCGCAGAAGTCCGGGCCAGTGCCCGTCAGTACGAGGCCCAGAAGAAAGCCGACGCCGATATCAAGGAGGCTGAGGCCGACGCTATGGCGAGGAAGGCCCGCGCCGACCGCGACTCGGAAGCCCGATCGGCGGAGGCTGCCGCTCATCAGAGGGCTGAATCCGCCCGATTGGCTGCCGAGCAGTCCATCGCCGAGGCCGAGAACGCTCTTCGCATTCGCCGCGCCGAGCTGGCCCGCGAGGCCGAATTGAAAGAGGCCGAAACGCAGAAGGCCGCGGCTGCCAAGGAAGAGGCACGCCTGGTGGCCGCTCAGGTCAAGCCGGCCATCGCTGCTCGCGACGTGGCCAAGGCCAAGGCCGAAGGCGACGCGGCGCTGATCATGGAAGAGGGCAAAGCCCGTGCCGCCGCGATCGAAACCATCGGCAAGGCGATCCAAGCGCACCCCGACGCTCTCAAGGTCATGCTCGCCGAGATGATGCCGACCGCGATCCGCGAGATCACCAAGACGGTCGCCAACGTCGAACTCGGCAGCGTGACGGTGATCGACGGCGATCAAGGCCGGGCCATCAGCGGCGCCGCCATGGGGCGGGCGCGGATGATCTCCGAATCGCTGGCCACGCTGGAGGCGGTCATGGGGATCGACCTGCGCAGACTGGCCCACAGCATCGCCGGGAACCTCGGCGGCGGAGACGGCAAGCAGGATACGCCCGCTGCTTCCGCCCATGCGGCCACCGCCCCGCCCAAGAAACAGGACCGCTGA
- a CDS encoding YdcF family protein — translation MIMTQTDSSVADAPGLLRPAAPRWRRTVGWAYRRIRGLLALSMLILIVLVFTPLTGWLQDLLDVTQPPQAADYIVCLGGEDERLIWAAELFKQGYAPRVIVSNIGVSALVMKSRIENMGIPPDRLMVDENSRTTADHPGSIAALEGINPAAHRFLIVTNLEHSRRAAACFRKGGYAHFSVFVGRPSTKQEGPLTARNWRARARILPTLAYEYTAIMKYWLQDKI, via the coding sequence ATGATTATGACTCAGACGGACAGTAGCGTTGCAGATGCTCCGGGGTTGCTTCGTCCCGCGGCGCCGCGATGGCGTCGAACCGTCGGATGGGCTTACCGCCGAATCCGCGGGTTGCTGGCGCTGAGCATGCTGATTCTGATCGTGCTGGTCTTCACGCCGCTGACGGGATGGTTGCAGGATCTGCTGGATGTGACTCAACCGCCCCAGGCGGCAGATTACATCGTGTGCCTTGGCGGTGAAGACGAGCGGCTGATCTGGGCGGCGGAGCTATTCAAGCAGGGATACGCCCCAAGGGTGATCGTCTCCAATATCGGTGTCTCCGCGCTGGTCATGAAGAGCCGGATCGAAAACATGGGCATTCCCCCCGACCGCCTTATGGTCGATGAGAACTCTCGCACTACTGCTGACCACCCAGGGTCCATTGCCGCTCTTGAGGGCATCAACCCGGCAGCGCATCGGTTCCTCATCGTCACCAATCTGGAGCATAGTCGCCGGGCTGCGGCCTGTTTTCGAAAAGGCGGATATGCACATTTCAGCGTGTTCGTGGGCCGACCTTCCACCAAACAGGAAGGACCGCTGACCGCCCGCAACTGGCGTGCGAGGGCGAGAATCCTTCCGACCTTGGCGTATGAGTACACCGCGATCATGAAGTATTGGCTCCAGGACAAGATCTAG
- a CDS encoding DUF2723 domain-containing protein: MAASINQSGNQPNAEQEAGRSAFDTFAGWLLVFLASLCLYAATANRGAQWQDSGEFILRITTGDLLGRLGLALSHPLHYWIGRAVIAPRLLEPAFAITLISSLGAALAVAAVYGCVRTLSGSEPAAFFAAGSLAVANTFWHLATIAEVYTLSAALLAGECWCVAVYARRGSRWAVWGMCLFNGLGLANHLQSVLTLPVIAVVILHGIGSRRLKTGDVLIALWLWLLGSLPYTGLVLGLMVHGADPMKTLQSALFGNHFSGAVLNARATTRMMVTDIAFPLLNFPNLLIPAALYGLAGYRRAGVPRLAWLAMIVGLAIHAVFVLRYEVLDQHTFFLPMYTFLAIFGGVGAAAVLQWPSTPKRSILCTAAIFLLLVTPLLNIAAITMARRAQLLGRFAHRKPYRDDYIYLLVPWSAVDRSAERMSNEAVSLAGPDGLILVEDGMARSAVEYRRLQAGLPGIHVRMVPAAGQQEELERLATDVRVEAQAGRAVVLVPLNRDQPRLAPPLGRWERHGDLYVLDAAAGTPASAETAP; encoded by the coding sequence ATGGCCGCCAGCATCAACCAGTCCGGCAACCAGCCCAACGCCGAGCAAGAGGCAGGTCGATCCGCTTTCGACACCTTCGCGGGCTGGCTGCTGGTGTTCCTCGCAAGCTTGTGCCTTTACGCCGCGACGGCCAATCGGGGTGCTCAGTGGCAAGACTCCGGGGAATTCATACTCCGCATCACCACGGGCGACCTGCTGGGACGCCTGGGACTGGCCCTATCCCATCCGCTGCATTATTGGATCGGCCGTGCGGTCATCGCTCCTCGACTGCTTGAACCTGCCTTCGCGATCACCCTGATCAGCAGCCTCGGGGCCGCCCTGGCCGTTGCGGCGGTGTACGGCTGTGTGCGCACGTTGTCAGGCAGTGAACCGGCAGCGTTTTTTGCCGCGGGCTCGCTTGCAGTGGCCAACACCTTCTGGCATCTGGCCACTATTGCTGAGGTCTACACTCTCAGTGCCGCGCTGCTGGCGGGAGAGTGCTGGTGCGTGGCGGTCTACGCCAGGCGGGGCAGCCGGTGGGCCGTCTGGGGTATGTGTCTGTTTAACGGCCTTGGCCTGGCGAACCATCTTCAGTCGGTGTTGACCTTGCCGGTCATCGCGGTGGTGATTCTTCATGGCATAGGGTCGCGGCGATTGAAAACGGGCGACGTTTTAATCGCTTTATGGCTCTGGCTGCTGGGATCATTGCCATACACGGGGTTGGTGCTTGGGTTGATGGTCCACGGCGCCGACCCGATGAAGACGCTTCAGTCGGCGCTCTTCGGCAATCACTTTTCGGGGGCGGTCCTCAACGCACGCGCCACCACCCGGATGATGGTGACCGACATCGCTTTCCCTTTGTTGAATTTCCCGAACTTGCTGATCCCGGCCGCACTGTACGGCCTTGCCGGATATCGACGAGCCGGCGTGCCGAGGCTTGCCTGGCTCGCGATGATCGTCGGACTGGCCATCCACGCCGTTTTTGTCTTGCGGTACGAGGTTCTTGATCAACATACCTTTTTTCTGCCGATGTACACTTTTCTGGCGATCTTCGGCGGTGTGGGCGCGGCGGCCGTTCTGCAATGGCCGTCCACGCCGAAGCGCTCGATCCTGTGCACGGCGGCGATTTTTCTGCTGCTCGTGACGCCTTTGCTCAACATTGCGGCCATCACCATGGCAAGACGTGCTCAACTGCTGGGTCGGTTCGCGCACCGCAAGCCCTATCGCGACGACTATATCTACCTGCTGGTACCCTGGAGCGCCGTTGACCGTTCAGCCGAGCGTATGAGCAATGAGGCGGTGAGCCTGGCCGGACCGGACGGGTTGATTCTCGTCGAAGACGGCATGGCCCGAAGCGCTGTCGAGTACCGCCGGCTCCAAGCCGGTTTGCCTGGCATCCATGTTCGAATGGTACCGGCTGCGGGGCAGCAAGAAGAGTTGGAGAGACTGGCAACGGACGTGCGTGTTGAGGCTCAGGCCGGTCGAGCCGTCGTGCTCGTTCCTCTCAACCGCGATCAGCCGCGGCTTGCACCGCCGCTGGGCCGGTGGGAACGACATGGCGACCTTTACGTACTTGATGCCGCGGCCGGCACCCCGGCCTCTGCGGAAACGGCTCCGTGA
- a CDS encoding SEC-C metal-binding domain-containing protein, producing the protein MALRDNSEGNRFDRRKQREEWRKAGLPGKDEEPLPPPVEPIRADKKEVGRNDPCPCGSGKKYKKCCGK; encoded by the coding sequence ATGGCGCTGAGAGACAACAGCGAAGGAAACCGCTTTGACCGCCGCAAGCAGAGGGAGGAATGGCGCAAGGCGGGCCTTCCCGGCAAGGACGAAGAACCGCTGCCGCCGCCAGTCGAGCCCATTCGTGCCGATAAGAAAGAGGTCGGTCGCAACGACCCTTGCCCCTGCGGATCGGGGAAGAAGTACAAGAAATGCTGTGGTAAGTGA